Proteins encoded within one genomic window of Lactococcus garvieae:
- a CDS encoding alpha-ketoacid dehydrogenase subunit beta, with amino-acid sequence MAVKTYIAAITEALDLALERDENTLIFGEDVGQNGGVFRATDGLQAKHGEDRVFNTPLAESGIGGLAIGLSTQGFRPVMEIQFGTFVYEVFDSIAGQMSRTRYRFNNTRHNPIVIRTPYGIGTKTPEMHADSIEGLFAQIPGLRVVMPSNPADAKGLLLAAIENNDPVMYLENLHLYRSVKGEVPEGYYTTPLDQAVVAKEGSDVSIIAYGGTVPLAIKAAEQLEKEGINAEVLDLRTVSPLDIKSIGETVEKTGRVVVVQEAQRTAGIAANVMAEISERFVLSLKAPIGRVAGPDSIFPFAQAENDWAIKADDIVNKVKEVVNYD; translated from the coding sequence ATGGCAGTAAAAACTTATATTGCAGCAATCACAGAAGCGCTTGACTTAGCGCTTGAGCGTGACGAAAATACATTAATCTTTGGTGAAGACGTTGGACAAAATGGTGGGGTATTCCGTGCCACTGACGGACTCCAAGCAAAACACGGTGAAGACCGTGTCTTCAACACACCACTTGCCGAATCTGGTATCGGTGGTTTAGCTATCGGGCTTTCAACACAAGGCTTCCGACCAGTCATGGAAATTCAATTTGGAACTTTTGTTTATGAAGTTTTTGACTCTATTGCTGGGCAAATGTCACGTACACGTTATCGTTTCAACAACACACGTCATAACCCTATTGTTATCCGTACTCCTTATGGGATTGGTACAAAAACTCCTGAAATGCATGCGGACTCTATTGAAGGTCTATTTGCTCAAATCCCTGGACTACGCGTGGTTATGCCTTCAAATCCGGCAGATGCCAAAGGGCTTCTTTTAGCTGCCATTGAAAACAATGACCCTGTAATGTACTTGGAAAACTTACACCTTTACCGTTCTGTTAAAGGTGAAGTTCCAGAAGGCTATTACACAACGCCTTTGGACCAAGCAGTTGTTGCTAAAGAAGGTTCAGATGTATCCATCATCGCTTACGGTGGTACAGTTCCTCTAGCTATTAAAGCTGCTGAGCAACTTGAAAAAGAAGGTATCAACGCTGAAGTGCTTGACCTTCGTACCGTTTCTCCTCTTGATATTAAATCTATCGGAGAAACTGTTGAAAAAACTGGACGTGTTGTTGTGGTTCAAGAAGCCCAACGTACAGCTGGTATCGCTGCGAATGTTATGGCGGAAATCTCCGAACGTTTTGTTCTGTCACTTAAAGCACCTATCGGCCGTGTAGCTGGCCCAGATTCTATCTTCCCATTTGCTCAAGCAGAAAATGACTGGGCAATTAAGGCAGACGATATTGTGAACAAAGTGAAAGAGGTAGTAAATTATGACTGA
- a CDS encoding 2-oxo acid dehydrogenase subunit E2 — translation MTEIFKMPDIGEGMHEGDIANWLVKVGDVVKEDDPVAEVQNDKLMQEILSPYSGTVTKLFVEAGTTVEVGAPLIEYDGDGSSEAAPAEAAPATASEAPAGDAQIFTMPDIGEGMHEGDIANWLVKVGDEVKEDDPVAEVQNDKLMQEILSPYSGKVTKLFVEAGTTVEVGAPLIEYNGNGSGTAAPEAPKAPEAAKPATSEAPAQPATDGATTRTTTDGRVLAMPSVRHYAREHGIDLTQVQSTGRHGHTTLADVKAFASGAAAPKAPAAETAKPAVEAPKPAAPKAAPAPVQAADGDRREPMTPTRKAISNAMSTQNANIPAVTNFDQVEVSKLVAHRKEYKEIAAKQDVKLTYLAYVTKALAATAKKFPEINASIDGTDIVYHNEVNIGIAVNAPSGLYVPVIKNADKKSIFAIAKEIAELAEAVRTGAIKPDQMRGSTITISNIGSARGTWFTPIINGSDVMILGLGSIVKEPIVNAEGELAVGQNMKLSVSYDHRLIDGMLGQGSLNYLKSLLADPAYMLMEV, via the coding sequence ATGACTGAAATTTTTAAAATGCCTGATATCGGTGAAGGCATGCACGAAGGCGACATCGCGAACTGGCTTGTTAAAGTCGGTGACGTTGTTAAAGAAGACGATCCAGTTGCTGAAGTTCAAAATGACAAACTTATGCAAGAAATCCTGTCTCCTTACTCTGGTACAGTAACAAAACTCTTTGTTGAAGCAGGAACAACTGTTGAAGTTGGCGCTCCCCTCATCGAATATGATGGAGATGGGTCAAGCGAAGCAGCTCCTGCTGAGGCGGCTCCTGCCACTGCTTCTGAAGCTCCTGCAGGTGATGCACAAATCTTCACGATGCCTGATATCGGTGAAGGTATGCACGAAGGCGACATCGCAAACTGGCTTGTTAAAGTTGGTGATGAAGTCAAAGAAGACGATCCAGTCGCCGAGGTTCAAAATGATAAACTTATGCAAGAGATTTTATCACCTTACTCTGGTAAAGTAACGAAACTCTTTGTTGAAGCAGGAACTACTGTTGAAGTTGGCGCTCCCCTAATTGAGTATAATGGGAACGGTTCAGGAACAGCTGCTCCTGAGGCTCCTAAAGCTCCTGAAGCGGCAAAACCTGCTACTTCTGAAGCTCCTGCTCAGCCAGCAACAGACGGTGCCACAACACGTACTACTACAGATGGTCGTGTCCTTGCTATGCCTTCTGTACGCCACTATGCACGTGAGCACGGTATTGATTTGACTCAAGTCCAATCTACAGGTCGTCATGGACATACAACATTAGCTGACGTTAAGGCCTTTGCATCTGGTGCAGCTGCTCCTAAAGCTCCTGCTGCTGAAACTGCAAAACCTGCGGTTGAAGCACCTAAGCCTGCAGCTCCTAAAGCTGCGCCGGCTCCTGTACAAGCTGCAGACGGTGACCGTCGTGAACCAATGACTCCTACACGTAAAGCAATCTCAAACGCGATGAGCACACAAAATGCAAATATACCTGCGGTTACTAACTTTGACCAAGTGGAAGTATCTAAGTTAGTTGCTCACCGTAAAGAGTACAAAGAAATTGCTGCTAAACAAGATGTTAAACTCACTTATCTTGCTTATGTTACTAAAGCTCTCGCTGCTACAGCTAAGAAATTCCCAGAAATTAACGCTTCTATTGACGGTACCGATATTGTGTACCACAATGAAGTAAACATTGGTATTGCTGTAAATGCCCCAAGTGGACTTTACGTACCTGTTATTAAAAATGCAGACAAGAAATCAATCTTTGCTATTGCTAAAGAAATTGCGGAACTTGCTGAAGCAGTACGTACAGGTGCTATCAAACCTGACCAAATGCGCGGTTCAACAATCACAATTTCAAACATAGGATCTGCTCGTGGTACTTGGTTCACACCAATCATCAACGGTTCAGATGTTATGATTCTGGGACTTGGTTCAATCGTGAAAGAACCAATCGTTAATGCTGAAGGCGAATTAGCTGTCGGCCAAAACATGAAACTTTCAGTAAGCTATGACCACCGTCTCATCGATGGAATGCTTGGACAAGGTTCATTGAACTATCTTAAGAGCCTCTTAGCTGATCCAGCTTACATGCTCATGGAAGTTTAA
- a CDS encoding thiamine pyrophosphate-dependent dehydrogenase E1 component subunit alpha, protein MSNSTKILDFKEQLELQDSAFPTLQILDENGKIVDEEGLKRADLSDQDLVDLFKDMLLSRQIDIRCMKLAKQGRMGFFGPTAGQEASQMATSFAFTDEDWLFPGYRDLPQIYAKGWPIWKGLLWSRGHQLGNEYTTDDGAEVKSWFPQIIIGAQYVEAAGVALGLKKRKKDAVAFVYTGDGGSSQGDTYEGINFASAYKAPLVAFIQNNGYAISTPRELQTAAPHLAAKGWAAGAPSIVVDGNDAIAMYLAAKEARAWAVAGNGPVVIEALTNRLEPHSTAGDDPMRYRSQEGLDSWWAKEPLLRMRTYLTEKGIWDEAQEEAYIAELDARIDADIKKANNVEKQKVSSFLKNTLEVPSQVMAEQIAKFESEGK, encoded by the coding sequence ATGTCAAATAGTACAAAAATCCTCGATTTCAAAGAACAATTAGAATTACAAGACAGCGCATTTCCGACGCTACAAATCTTAGACGAAAACGGAAAAATTGTTGATGAAGAAGGTCTTAAACGTGCAGATCTTTCTGATCAAGATTTAGTTGACCTCTTCAAAGATATGTTACTTAGCCGCCAAATCGACATTCGTTGTATGAAACTCGCTAAGCAAGGGCGTATGGGATTCTTCGGACCTACTGCAGGTCAAGAAGCTTCTCAAATGGCCACTTCTTTTGCTTTTACTGACGAAGATTGGCTTTTCCCAGGATACCGTGATTTGCCACAAATTTATGCTAAAGGTTGGCCAATCTGGAAAGGCCTCCTCTGGTCTCGTGGTCACCAACTCGGTAATGAATATACAACCGATGACGGTGCTGAAGTAAAATCTTGGTTCCCACAAATCATCATCGGTGCACAATACGTTGAAGCAGCCGGTGTTGCTTTGGGACTTAAAAAACGTAAAAAAGATGCAGTTGCCTTTGTCTATACGGGTGATGGTGGTTCTTCACAAGGTGATACTTATGAAGGAATCAACTTTGCTTCTGCCTATAAAGCACCACTGGTAGCCTTTATTCAAAACAATGGTTATGCGATTTCAACTCCACGCGAACTTCAAACTGCTGCACCACATTTGGCTGCTAAAGGTTGGGCTGCGGGTGCCCCTTCTATCGTTGTTGACGGTAATGATGCAATCGCTATGTACTTAGCTGCTAAAGAAGCACGTGCTTGGGCCGTAGCTGGAAACGGACCTGTAGTTATTGAAGCACTCACTAACCGTTTAGAACCACACTCAACAGCCGGTGATGACCCTATGCGCTACCGTAGCCAAGAAGGGCTTGACTCTTGGTGGGCTAAAGAACCTTTGCTCCGTATGCGTACTTACTTGACAGAAAAAGGTATCTGGGATGAAGCTCAAGAAGAAGCTTATATCGCTGAACTTGATGCTCGTATTGATGCTGATATCAAGAAAGCAAACAATGTTGAAAAACAAAAAGTATCAAGCTTCTTGAAAAATACACTTGAAGTACCTAGTCAAGTAATGGCTGAGCAAATTGCAAAATTTGAAAGTGAGGGCAAATAA
- a CDS encoding glycerophosphodiester phosphodiesterase, with product MNLAKNYSRVNPKHCLIFAHRGSKSNRPENTLSAFREALNVKSDGIELDVHLSKDKQLIVIHDEKVNRTTSGKGFVSDMTLSELKQLDAGSWFHKSFQGEKIPTLKEVLDLLVDEKFTGYLNIEVKTDIIDYPGIENKLMELMNSRIFPFKTIYSSFNITTLRHLHQLGVKEELAFLSGKTFQSVKLDGVDDFITGLHLKQNYVFKHPKLIDSNSKAIRLWVINSEKDMRRIFQHNISGLFTDYPEKAIKLRENYGRKY from the coding sequence ATAAATTTAGCTAAAAACTATTCACGTGTAAACCCAAAACATTGTCTTATTTTTGCTCATCGTGGTTCAAAATCTAATCGACCTGAGAATACACTGAGCGCTTTTCGCGAAGCTTTAAATGTAAAGTCAGATGGGATCGAGCTGGACGTGCATCTTTCTAAAGACAAGCAGCTCATTGTCATCCATGATGAAAAAGTGAATCGAACCACCTCAGGAAAAGGATTTGTTAGTGACATGACTTTATCTGAATTAAAGCAACTTGATGCAGGATCATGGTTTCATAAAAGTTTCCAAGGGGAAAAAATACCAACATTAAAAGAAGTTCTAGATTTGTTAGTGGATGAAAAATTTACAGGCTACTTAAATATCGAAGTTAAGACTGACATTATTGACTATCCAGGTATCGAAAATAAACTAATGGAACTCATGAACAGTCGTATCTTCCCCTTTAAAACTATCTATTCTTCTTTTAATATCACCACGCTACGTCATCTTCATCAACTTGGCGTCAAAGAGGAACTTGCCTTTCTCTCAGGTAAAACTTTTCAAAGCGTTAAATTAGATGGTGTGGATGATTTTATAACGGGACTTCATTTAAAACAAAATTATGTGTTTAAACACCCGAAACTTATAGATTCTAACTCCAAAGCAATTCGTCTCTGGGTGATTAACTCCGAAAAAGATATGCGACGGATCTTCCAACACAATATCTCGGGTTTATTTACCGATTATCCTGAAAAAGCTATCAAATTACGAGAAAATTATGGAAGAAAATATTAA
- the recO gene encoding DNA repair protein RecO, producing the protein MKSVETRGLVLYTKNYKEKDKLVKIFTESFGKRMFFVKNFARSKYASSLQNFTNSSLMGTINDEGFSFLDDVSETVTYKHISEDIFLNAHASYIISLADAAIPDNQYDPSLYAFLTKCLDLLEQGFDKEIITNIFELQILNRFGVSLNCAECAFCHSKQGPFDYSYKFNACLCKNHFNEDIRRLHLDPNVIYLVNLFQEISLNQLEKISVKEDMKQKIRLFIDGLYEEYVGIHLKSKKFLDSMKDWADIMKD; encoded by the coding sequence ATGAAAAGTGTGGAAACTCGAGGCCTTGTCCTATATACTAAAAATTATAAAGAAAAGGACAAGCTGGTCAAAATTTTTACGGAGTCCTTTGGTAAGCGTATGTTTTTTGTTAAAAATTTTGCCCGCTCTAAATATGCGAGCAGCTTGCAGAATTTTACAAACTCTAGCTTGATGGGAACGATAAATGATGAAGGTTTTTCTTTCCTGGATGATGTGAGTGAGACAGTTACTTATAAGCATATCAGTGAGGATATTTTTCTTAATGCTCATGCTTCTTACATTATTAGTTTGGCAGATGCAGCAATACCTGATAATCAATATGACCCTTCTTTATATGCTTTTTTGACGAAGTGCTTAGATTTGTTAGAGCAAGGTTTTGATAAAGAAATCATTACGAACATTTTTGAACTTCAAATTTTGAATCGTTTTGGTGTGAGTCTCAATTGTGCAGAATGCGCGTTTTGTCATAGTAAGCAAGGACCCTTTGATTATTCTTATAAGTTCAATGCTTGTCTTTGTAAAAATCATTTTAACGAAGATATTCGCCGCTTGCATTTGGATCCTAATGTCATTTACTTGGTTAATCTTTTTCAAGAAATATCCTTGAACCAGTTAGAAAAAATTTCTGTTAAAGAGGATATGAAACAGAAGATTCGCTTATTCATTGATGGGCTTTATGAGGAATATGTCGGTATTCACTTGAAATCCAAAAAATTTTTAGACAGCATGAAAGATTGGGCTGATATTATGAAAGACTAA
- the lpdA gene encoding dihydrolipoyl dehydrogenase, which produces MVVGAQATEVDTVVIGSGPGGYVAAIRAAELGKKVVVIEKDNVGGVCLNIGCIPSKALINVGHHYQDALKQEAGKSPFGLSNGAVNLDWAATQAWKDEKVVKQLTGGIAMLLKKHKIELIKGTAEFVDNETINVEQEDGFQLLNFQNAIIATGSRPIEIPSFPYGGRIIDSTGALNLKEVPKHLIIVGGGVIGSELGGAYRMLGSKITIVEGLDHILNGFDKEMSDIIANRVKTAGSEIYTSAMAKSATQTDTDVTLTFEVDGKEQTVTGDYLLVSVGRRPNTDMLGLNNTDVKLTDRGLIEVSDSFQTSVPHIYAIGDVVPGPMLAHKASFQAKIAAAAIAGGEDAVDLHIALPAVAYTTTELATVGETPETVKDRMDQVKISKFPFAANGRAISMDDTTGFIRLITDNKEGAVIGAQIVGPGASDLISGLALAIENGLTSKDISLTIQPHPTLGEAIMDTAEIADGLPIHV; this is translated from the coding sequence ATGGTTGTTGGTGCACAAGCCACTGAAGTGGATACAGTTGTCATCGGATCAGGCCCTGGCGGATATGTTGCGGCTATCCGTGCGGCTGAACTTGGTAAAAAAGTTGTTGTTATCGAAAAAGATAACGTAGGTGGGGTATGTCTTAACATTGGTTGTATCCCTTCAAAAGCCTTGATTAATGTGGGTCACCACTATCAAGATGCGCTTAAACAAGAAGCTGGTAAAAGTCCATTTGGTCTATCAAATGGTGCAGTAAATCTTGATTGGGCTGCTACACAAGCTTGGAAAGATGAAAAAGTTGTTAAGCAACTTACTGGCGGTATTGCCATGCTTCTTAAAAAGCATAAAATCGAATTAATCAAAGGTACAGCTGAGTTCGTTGATAATGAAACAATTAACGTTGAACAAGAAGATGGCTTCCAATTGTTGAACTTCCAAAATGCGATTATCGCTACAGGTTCACGCCCAATTGAAATCCCTAGCTTCCCTTATGGTGGACGTATTATCGACTCTACAGGTGCGCTTAATCTTAAAGAAGTACCTAAACATTTAATCATCGTGGGTGGTGGTGTCATCGGTTCTGAACTTGGTGGTGCTTATCGTATGTTAGGTTCTAAAATCACTATCGTTGAAGGTTTAGATCATATCTTGAATGGTTTTGACAAAGAAATGTCAGATATCATTGCCAACCGTGTGAAAACAGCTGGATCAGAAATTTATACTTCTGCTATGGCAAAATCAGCTACACAAACAGATACAGATGTTACTTTGACATTTGAAGTAGATGGTAAAGAACAAACTGTTACAGGTGATTACTTGCTCGTTTCAGTAGGTCGTCGTCCAAATACAGATATGTTAGGTCTTAACAATACAGATGTTAAGTTGACAGACCGTGGACTCATCGAAGTGAGCGATTCATTCCAAACTTCAGTACCACATATCTATGCTATCGGTGACGTTGTTCCTGGCCCAATGCTCGCACATAAAGCTTCATTCCAAGCTAAGATTGCTGCTGCTGCTATTGCTGGTGGAGAAGACGCTGTTGACTTACATATCGCTCTCCCTGCTGTTGCTTACACAACAACAGAGTTAGCGACTGTAGGTGAAACTCCTGAGACTGTTAAAGATCGCATGGATCAAGTTAAAATCAGCAAATTCCCATTTGCTGCCAATGGACGTGCTATTTCAATGGACGATACAACAGGTTTCATCCGTTTAATTACAGATAATAAAGAAGGTGCCGTTATTGGCGCCCAAATCGTTGGTCCTGGAGCTTCTGACTTGATTTCCGGTTTAGCTTTAGCTATTGAAAATGGTTTAACTTCTAAAGATATCTCATTGACGATCCAGCCTCACCCAACGCTTGGTGAAGCAATTATGGATACAGCTGAGATTGCTGATGGTTTACCTATCCACGTTTAA
- a CDS encoding lipoate--protein ligase, whose amino-acid sequence MQYINYLGQDAYTNIAMDSWLLNNLKADKPVFALWQNKRAVIVGRNQNTFAEINQDYIDQHDVQVVRRVSGGGAVYHDLGNICFTFFVPVASSAHVNFHQFVKPMYDALRSLGIEAEITGRNDLEIAGKKVSGNAQRYAGGYLMHHGTLLWDTDVEAMIRSLNVSDEKFVSKAAKSVRSRVGNIKDFAPDLNLDTFIDALKYYLTDQGKDGEFILSDAQLASIKKLRDEQFSTWDWNFGESPQFSFNNHAKFTGGSIDIQVEVNNGLITDINFLGDFLGVRDWRDIKQDFIGIPFNPDSVLEVLEKNKAGQYFGTIENNELSQLFRADELI is encoded by the coding sequence ATGCAATATATCAATTATCTCGGGCAGGATGCCTATACAAACATTGCGATGGATTCTTGGTTATTAAATAATCTGAAAGCAGATAAACCTGTTTTTGCTCTTTGGCAAAATAAGCGCGCTGTTATCGTTGGACGTAACCAAAATACTTTTGCTGAGATAAATCAAGATTATATTGATCAACATGATGTACAAGTTGTACGCCGAGTCTCGGGTGGCGGAGCTGTCTACCATGATCTGGGTAATATTTGCTTTACCTTTTTTGTCCCTGTAGCCAGTTCAGCCCATGTAAACTTTCATCAGTTTGTAAAGCCTATGTATGATGCGCTTCGTTCCCTCGGTATCGAAGCCGAAATCACGGGTAGAAATGATCTCGAAATTGCAGGAAAAAAAGTTTCTGGTAATGCCCAACGTTATGCGGGCGGATACCTTATGCATCATGGTACTTTATTATGGGATACTGATGTGGAGGCGATGATTCGCTCCCTTAATGTATCAGATGAAAAGTTCGTCTCCAAAGCTGCTAAATCTGTTCGATCGCGAGTTGGTAACATCAAAGACTTTGCGCCAGATTTAAATTTAGATACTTTTATTGATGCGCTCAAGTATTATTTGACGGATCAGGGTAAAGATGGGGAATTTATTCTAAGTGATGCACAGCTTGCAAGTATTAAAAAATTACGTGATGAACAATTTTCTACATGGGATTGGAATTTTGGAGAAAGTCCTCAATTTAGTTTCAACAACCATGCCAAATTTACTGGTGGATCCATTGACATTCAAGTTGAAGTCAATAATGGTCTGATTACGGATATTAATTTCTTAGGAGACTTCCTTGGTGTACGTGATTGGCGTGACATCAAGCAAGATTTTATTGGGATACCATTTAATCCAGACTCGGTGCTTGAAGTTTTAGAAAAGAACAAAGCCGGCCAGTATTTTGGAACAATTGAAAACAATGAACTTTCACAGCTCTTTAGGGCTGATGAATTGATTTAA